CGTAAAGCTACTTCGCTTTCAGAATATTTGGAAAAATTATAAGGAAAATATGAAATTATTTAATAAATTTAACAAGGAGTTTTTAACTCTTTGTTATAGAATAAATATTTTTTTGACAAAATAAAGAGTCGGCATTGAAGCTGGCTTTTTATTATATTATAAAATTTATTTTATAATATTAAATAAAAGAAAGAAATTATATTTTATATTATTTTTTAATAGAGTATTTTAATCTCTTGCAAAGAAATTTGTAACCAATTTGTAGTTTAAATGGGAATAATTTAGAGTAAAAAATTATGGAAGGAGAAAAAAATGACATTACAGCAGTTAAAATATGTAGTTACAGTCGCTGAAAAAGGGACATTGAGTGATGCTGCAAAAGAGCTTTTTGTTTCTCAACCAGCACTGACCAAGGCTATAAAAGAATTGGAAGATGAAATGAATGTGTCAATTTTTAACAGAACAAATAAGGGAGTGATTGTTTCTCTTGAGGGAGATAGATTTTTGGGGTATGCAAGGCAGGTTTTGGAGCAGACAGATTTATTGGAGGAAGAGTATAAGAAAGGGAATAAGATAACTCGGCATTTTTCAGTATCTACACAGCATTATTCGTTTGCGGTGAATGCTTTTGTGGATGTGATTAAAAAGTTTGGGGAAAATAAATATGATTTTACGCTTAGGGAAACTCAGACTAATGAAATTATTGAAGATGTGAGCAAGAGAAAAAGTGAAATTGGGATTTTGTATACTTCAGGGGCAAATAAAACTGTGATTGAGAAAATGATAAAAAGAAATAATTTGAAATTTATTGAATTATTTACTGCAAAGCCGCATGTTTTTATCAGTTTTAATCATCCTTTGGCAAAAAAGGAAAGTATTAGCCTTGAAGACTTGAAGGAATATCCATATTTATCGTTTGAGCAAGGGGATTACAATTCGTTTTATTTTTCGGAAGAAATACTTAGTACGATTGATAGGGATAAAAATATAAAAGTTAGAGATAGAGCGACTTTGTTTAATTTAGCAGTCGGGCTTAACGGATATACTGTGAGTACTGGGATAATCAGTAAGGAATTAAATGGGGAAAATATTATTGCAAGACCGCTG
This genomic stretch from Leptotrichia sp. oral taxon 218 harbors:
- a CDS encoding LysR family transcriptional regulator, with product MTLQQLKYVVTVAEKGTLSDAAKELFVSQPALTKAIKELEDEMNVSIFNRTNKGVIVSLEGDRFLGYARQVLEQTDLLEEEYKKGNKITRHFSVSTQHYSFAVNAFVDVIKKFGENKYDFTLRETQTNEIIEDVSKRKSEIGILYTSGANKTVIEKMIKRNNLKFIELFTAKPHVFISFNHPLAKKESISLEDLKEYPYLSFEQGDYNSFYFSEEILSTIDRDKNIKVRDRATLFNLAVGLNGYTVSTGIISKELNGENIIARPLEVDEYMKVGIIMQKNIKLSVYGKVYVEALKEHLKYTEIL